A DNA window from Falco peregrinus isolate bFalPer1 chromosome 8, bFalPer1.pri, whole genome shotgun sequence contains the following coding sequences:
- the SH3BP4 gene encoding SH3 domain-binding protein 4 isoform X2 encodes MGYIPSSYVQPVNYRNSSLTDSGMIDNLLESPDEGVKELDLLGEWTDVKRNSVKTYHNNPFLNGVQTNPFLNGNLQTVPGSDKESNSNVTVDLLLFDTGAPTSAVSSSAANSSLGNIFDEFPSTNRLDLEQPVKRDNPFFRSKRSYSLSELSVLQAKSDAPASSGFFSGLKSPTPEQFQSREDFRTAWLNHRKLARSCHDLDLLGQNPGWGQTQPVETNIVCKLDSSGGAVQLPDTNISIHVPEGHVCPGETQQISMKAMLDPPLELNSDKCSTISPVLQIKLSNMEVKTFIILEMKVSAEVKNDIMSKSLVGLQCLRSDMKEGPYTPMQLSYSYGDTIQVQLENLEPCMYIAAVAQGQNILYPYTVWDYISKKITVGVYGPKHIHPSFKTVVAMFGHECAPKTLLVNEVTRQSHSPAPVALQLWGKHQFALSRPQDLKLCMFSNMTNYEVKASEQAKIVRGFQMKLGKVSRLIFPIASHDPNELSDFTLRIQVKDDKDAILTQFCVQTPQPPPKSAIKPTGQRRFLKKNEVGKIILSPLAATAKYPVFQDRPVLNLKYGKLLKTVVRQSKNHYLLEYKKGDVIALLSEEKIRLKGQLWTKEWYIGYYQGKIGLVHTKNVLVVGKIKPSYFSGPDLTTSLLLEQILRPCKFLTYIYASVRTLLMENLSSWRSFADALGYLNLPLTFFCRAELDSEPERVASVLEKLKEDCNNTENKERKSFQKELMTALLKMDCQGLVVRLIQDFVLLTTAVEVAQRWRELAEKLAKVSKQQMDAYEAPHRDKTGTVDSEAMWKPAYDFLLTWSSQMGDSYRDVIQELHTGLDKMKNPITKRWKHLTGTLILVNSLDMLRAAAFSPQDHEDFAI; translated from the exons ATGGGTTACATCCCTTCCTCCTACGTCCAGCCTGTAAACTACCGCAACTCTTCCTTAACGGACAGCGGGATGATAGACAATCTGCTGGAGAGCCCCGACGAGGGAGTCAAGGAGTTAGACCTGCTTGGAGAATGGACTGACGTGAAAAGAAACTCTGTGAAAACCTACCATAACAACCCGTTCTTGAACGGAGTCCAGACGaacccttttctgaatgggaatTTGCAAACAGTGCCTGGCTCGGACAAAGAGTCCAACTCCAATGTCACTGTCGACTTGCTGCTCTTTGACACGGGGGCTCCTACTTCAGCTGTGTCCAGTTCAGCTGCTAATAGCAGCCTGGGTAACATTTTTGATGAGTTTCCATCCACGAACAGGCTGGATCTGGAACAGCCTGTGAAAAGGGACAATCCCTTCTTCAGAAGTAAGCGCTCCTACAGTTTGTCTGAACTGTCTGTTCTTCAAGCCAAGTCGGATGCTCCGGCATCATCGGGTTTCTTCAGCGGTTTGAAGTCTCCCACCCCTGAGCAGTTCCAGAGTCGGGAAGATTTTAGGACAGCGTGGCTGAACCACAGGAAGCTGGCTCGGTCCTGCCATGATTTGGATTTGCTTGGTCAAAATCCTGGCTGGGGTCAGACGCAACCGGTAGAGACCAACATTGTCTGCAAGCTGGATAGCTCTGGTGGAGCTGTTCAGCTTCCAGACACCAACATCAGCATCCACGTGCCAGAGGGCCACGTGTGCCCTGGGGAAACGCAGCAGATCTCCATGAAAGCGATGCTGGATCCGCCGTTGGAGCTGAACAGTGACAAGTGCAGCACCATCAGCCCGGTCCTGCAGATCAAACTCAGCAATATGGAGGTGAAAACCTTCATCATTCTGGAAATGAAAGTGTCGGCAGAGGTCAAGAATGACATCATGAGCAAGAGTTTGGTAGGACTGCAGTGCCTGCGGAGCGACATGAAAGAGGGGCCGTACACACCGATGCAGCTGAGCTATTCGTATGGGGACACAATCCAGGTGCAGCTGGAGAACCTGGAGCCTTGCATGTATATCGCAGCCGTAGCCCAGGGGCAGAACATCCTCTACCCTTACACCGTTTGGGATTACATCAGCAAGAAGATCACAGTTGGCGTCTACGGCCCGAAACACATTCACCCTTCCTTTAAAACTGTCGTGGCCATGTTCGGGCATGAATGTGCACCCAAGACCCTCCTGGTGAACGAGGTCACAAGGCAGTCCCACAGCCCGGCTCCTGTTgccctccagctctggggtAAGCACCAGTTTGCTCTGTCCCGGCCTCAAGACCTCAAACTCTGCATGTTCTCCAACATGACCAACTACGAGGTGAAAGCTAGTGAGCAAGCCAAAATTGTGCGGGGCTTCCAGATGAAGCTGGGCAAGGTCAGCCGCCTTATCTTCCCCATTGCGTCCCACGACCCCAACGAGCTCTCAGACTTCACGCTAAGGATTCAGGTCAAGGATGACAAGGATGCCATTTTGACCCAATTCTGCGTCCAGACGCCGCAGCCACCTCCAAAAAGTGCCATCAAACCGACGGGGCAGAGGCGGTTCCTCAAGAAGAACGAGGTCGGAAAGATCATCCTTTCACCTCTGGCTGCCACTGCCAAGTATCCGGTTTTTCAGGACCGGCCAGTGTTGAACTTGAAGTATGGCAAGCTGCTGAAGACGGTGGTGAGGCAGAGCAAGAACCACTATTTGCTGGAGTACAAGAAAGGAGATGTGATAGCCCTCCTCAGTgaggagaagatcaggttaaAAGGACAGCTGTGGACCAAGGAGTGGTATATTGGCTACTACCAGGGAAAAATAGGCCTTGTGCACACCAAAAACGTGCTGGTGGTCGGGAAGATCAAGCCCAGCTACTTCTCTGGGCCAGATCTCACCACCAGCCTGTTGCTGGAGCAGATCCTGAGGCCCTGCAAGTTCCTGACCTACATCTACGCCTCCGTGAGGACACTGCTCATGGAGAACCTCAGCAGCTGGCGGTCCTTCGCCGATGCGCTGGGGTACTTGAACTTGCCGCTCACGTTTTTCTGCCGAGCAGAGTTGGACAGCGAGCCAGAGCGAGTGGCCTCTGTCTTGGAGAAGCTGAAGGAGGACTGCAACAACACCGAGAACAAGGAGAGAAAATCCTTCCAGAAGGAGCTGATGACG GCCCTGCTGAAGATGGACTGCCAGGGGTTGGTTGTCCGGCTCATCCAGGACTTTGTGCTGCTGACCACAGCCGTGGAGGTGGCCCAGCGCTGGAGGGAGCTCGCCGAGAAGCTCGCCAAAGTCTCTAAGCAGCAGATGGATGCCTACGAGGCCCCGCACCGGGATAAGACGGGAACGGTGGACAGTGAG GCCATGTGGAAGCCAGCGTACGACTTCCTTCTCACCTGGAGCAGCCAGATGGGCGACAGCTACCGTGATGTGATCCAGGAGCTGCACACTGGGCTGGACAAGATGAAGAACCCCATCACCAAACGCTGGAAGCATCTCACCGGCACCCTGATACTTGTCAACTCCTTGGACATGCTGCGGGCAGCTGCCTTCAGCCCGCAAGACCACGAGGATTTTGCCATCTAG
- the SH3BP4 gene encoding SH3 domain-binding protein 4 isoform X1 has protein sequence MAAQRIRAANSGGLPRCKSEGTLIDLGEGFAETSLCDIKVPSPSALLVDNPTSFGNAKEVIAIKDYCPTNFTTLKFSKGDHLYVLDTSGGEWWYAHNTTEMGYIPSSYVQPVNYRNSSLTDSGMIDNLLESPDEGVKELDLLGEWTDVKRNSVKTYHNNPFLNGVQTNPFLNGNLQTVPGSDKESNSNVTVDLLLFDTGAPTSAVSSSAANSSLGNIFDEFPSTNRLDLEQPVKRDNPFFRSKRSYSLSELSVLQAKSDAPASSGFFSGLKSPTPEQFQSREDFRTAWLNHRKLARSCHDLDLLGQNPGWGQTQPVETNIVCKLDSSGGAVQLPDTNISIHVPEGHVCPGETQQISMKAMLDPPLELNSDKCSTISPVLQIKLSNMEVKTFIILEMKVSAEVKNDIMSKSLVGLQCLRSDMKEGPYTPMQLSYSYGDTIQVQLENLEPCMYIAAVAQGQNILYPYTVWDYISKKITVGVYGPKHIHPSFKTVVAMFGHECAPKTLLVNEVTRQSHSPAPVALQLWGKHQFALSRPQDLKLCMFSNMTNYEVKASEQAKIVRGFQMKLGKVSRLIFPIASHDPNELSDFTLRIQVKDDKDAILTQFCVQTPQPPPKSAIKPTGQRRFLKKNEVGKIILSPLAATAKYPVFQDRPVLNLKYGKLLKTVVRQSKNHYLLEYKKGDVIALLSEEKIRLKGQLWTKEWYIGYYQGKIGLVHTKNVLVVGKIKPSYFSGPDLTTSLLLEQILRPCKFLTYIYASVRTLLMENLSSWRSFADALGYLNLPLTFFCRAELDSEPERVASVLEKLKEDCNNTENKERKSFQKELMTALLKMDCQGLVVRLIQDFVLLTTAVEVAQRWRELAEKLAKVSKQQMDAYEAPHRDKTGTVDSEAMWKPAYDFLLTWSSQMGDSYRDVIQELHTGLDKMKNPITKRWKHLTGTLILVNSLDMLRAAAFSPQDHEDFAI, from the exons ATGGCGGCGCAGAGGATCCGGGCCGCCAACTCGGGCGGCCTGCCGCGGTGCAAGTCGGAGGGGACGCTCATCGACCTCGGCGAGGGCTTTGCCGAAACCAGCCTCTGCGACATCAAAG TGCCTTCTCCTAGTGCCTTGCTGGTTGACAATCCCACGTCCTTTGGAAATGCAAAGGAAGTAATAGCAATCAAAGATTACTGTCCAACTAATTTCACCACTTTGAAGTTCTCCAAGGGGGACCACCTGTACGTCTTAGACACGTCGGGAGGGGAGTGGTGGTACGCTCACAACACCACGGAAATGGGTTACATCCCTTCCTCCTACGTCCAGCCTGTAAACTACCGCAACTCTTCCTTAACGGACAGCGGGATGATAGACAATCTGCTGGAGAGCCCCGACGAGGGAGTCAAGGAGTTAGACCTGCTTGGAGAATGGACTGACGTGAAAAGAAACTCTGTGAAAACCTACCATAACAACCCGTTCTTGAACGGAGTCCAGACGaacccttttctgaatgggaatTTGCAAACAGTGCCTGGCTCGGACAAAGAGTCCAACTCCAATGTCACTGTCGACTTGCTGCTCTTTGACACGGGGGCTCCTACTTCAGCTGTGTCCAGTTCAGCTGCTAATAGCAGCCTGGGTAACATTTTTGATGAGTTTCCATCCACGAACAGGCTGGATCTGGAACAGCCTGTGAAAAGGGACAATCCCTTCTTCAGAAGTAAGCGCTCCTACAGTTTGTCTGAACTGTCTGTTCTTCAAGCCAAGTCGGATGCTCCGGCATCATCGGGTTTCTTCAGCGGTTTGAAGTCTCCCACCCCTGAGCAGTTCCAGAGTCGGGAAGATTTTAGGACAGCGTGGCTGAACCACAGGAAGCTGGCTCGGTCCTGCCATGATTTGGATTTGCTTGGTCAAAATCCTGGCTGGGGTCAGACGCAACCGGTAGAGACCAACATTGTCTGCAAGCTGGATAGCTCTGGTGGAGCTGTTCAGCTTCCAGACACCAACATCAGCATCCACGTGCCAGAGGGCCACGTGTGCCCTGGGGAAACGCAGCAGATCTCCATGAAAGCGATGCTGGATCCGCCGTTGGAGCTGAACAGTGACAAGTGCAGCACCATCAGCCCGGTCCTGCAGATCAAACTCAGCAATATGGAGGTGAAAACCTTCATCATTCTGGAAATGAAAGTGTCGGCAGAGGTCAAGAATGACATCATGAGCAAGAGTTTGGTAGGACTGCAGTGCCTGCGGAGCGACATGAAAGAGGGGCCGTACACACCGATGCAGCTGAGCTATTCGTATGGGGACACAATCCAGGTGCAGCTGGAGAACCTGGAGCCTTGCATGTATATCGCAGCCGTAGCCCAGGGGCAGAACATCCTCTACCCTTACACCGTTTGGGATTACATCAGCAAGAAGATCACAGTTGGCGTCTACGGCCCGAAACACATTCACCCTTCCTTTAAAACTGTCGTGGCCATGTTCGGGCATGAATGTGCACCCAAGACCCTCCTGGTGAACGAGGTCACAAGGCAGTCCCACAGCCCGGCTCCTGTTgccctccagctctggggtAAGCACCAGTTTGCTCTGTCCCGGCCTCAAGACCTCAAACTCTGCATGTTCTCCAACATGACCAACTACGAGGTGAAAGCTAGTGAGCAAGCCAAAATTGTGCGGGGCTTCCAGATGAAGCTGGGCAAGGTCAGCCGCCTTATCTTCCCCATTGCGTCCCACGACCCCAACGAGCTCTCAGACTTCACGCTAAGGATTCAGGTCAAGGATGACAAGGATGCCATTTTGACCCAATTCTGCGTCCAGACGCCGCAGCCACCTCCAAAAAGTGCCATCAAACCGACGGGGCAGAGGCGGTTCCTCAAGAAGAACGAGGTCGGAAAGATCATCCTTTCACCTCTGGCTGCCACTGCCAAGTATCCGGTTTTTCAGGACCGGCCAGTGTTGAACTTGAAGTATGGCAAGCTGCTGAAGACGGTGGTGAGGCAGAGCAAGAACCACTATTTGCTGGAGTACAAGAAAGGAGATGTGATAGCCCTCCTCAGTgaggagaagatcaggttaaAAGGACAGCTGTGGACCAAGGAGTGGTATATTGGCTACTACCAGGGAAAAATAGGCCTTGTGCACACCAAAAACGTGCTGGTGGTCGGGAAGATCAAGCCCAGCTACTTCTCTGGGCCAGATCTCACCACCAGCCTGTTGCTGGAGCAGATCCTGAGGCCCTGCAAGTTCCTGACCTACATCTACGCCTCCGTGAGGACACTGCTCATGGAGAACCTCAGCAGCTGGCGGTCCTTCGCCGATGCGCTGGGGTACTTGAACTTGCCGCTCACGTTTTTCTGCCGAGCAGAGTTGGACAGCGAGCCAGAGCGAGTGGCCTCTGTCTTGGAGAAGCTGAAGGAGGACTGCAACAACACCGAGAACAAGGAGAGAAAATCCTTCCAGAAGGAGCTGATGACG GCCCTGCTGAAGATGGACTGCCAGGGGTTGGTTGTCCGGCTCATCCAGGACTTTGTGCTGCTGACCACAGCCGTGGAGGTGGCCCAGCGCTGGAGGGAGCTCGCCGAGAAGCTCGCCAAAGTCTCTAAGCAGCAGATGGATGCCTACGAGGCCCCGCACCGGGATAAGACGGGAACGGTGGACAGTGAG GCCATGTGGAAGCCAGCGTACGACTTCCTTCTCACCTGGAGCAGCCAGATGGGCGACAGCTACCGTGATGTGATCCAGGAGCTGCACACTGGGCTGGACAAGATGAAGAACCCCATCACCAAACGCTGGAAGCATCTCACCGGCACCCTGATACTTGTCAACTCCTTGGACATGCTGCGGGCAGCTGCCTTCAGCCCGCAAGACCACGAGGATTTTGCCATCTAG